ATCATTTTAAAAAAATTATTTATTAACTTTATAGTAATAAGATTTTCAGAAGCGAGTATTTGTACATCTCATATCTCTGGTCTTAAATCTTAAACTCGTTTATATTGGAAGAATATTTTGGAAATGAACTGGTAAAAAAGTTCGAAGAAATGATGGAAAATAATGATGAATTCTACTTCGATACAGAAGAGTTAGAAGACATTATTGTTTATTATTTGGAGCTTGGAGACTTTAATTATGCCGATATGGCGGTTAATTTTGGTCTGAAACTCCATCCCAATTCTTTAGAAATCAAGATTAAAAAGCTGGAGGTTCTTTTAGAATGGGAAGATTATAATATGGCAAAAGAATTAATCAACGAGTTAAAAGGTTCTTCTATGGAGAATACAGACTTTTTGGTTTGCTATGCCAAATATTATTCGAATTTAGGAAATCCTAAAAGATCCATCGAAATCTGCAAAAAAGCCCTAGAACTGAAGGAAGAAGAAAACTTCCTCAATAACTTTATTGCAGACGAATATGTGAATCTTGGAGATCCTTTTAACGCTCTTAAACATTATCAGCAAGCACTCAAAGAAGATCCGATGGATGAATATTCTTTGGAAAACGCTATGGTGTGCTTTAATGATTTGAATAAGAGTGAGGAAGCGATAGCTTTTCTGAACGGTTATCTTGATGATTTCCCGTATTCAGAAATTGCATGGAGCGAGTATGGGCAATATTATTTCAATAGAAAAAATTACGAAGAAGCCATCAAAGGTTTCGATTATATGTTGGCAATCAATTCCAGCGCAGTTGGAGTTTATGCGAGCAAAGCAGCTTGTTATGAAGCTTTAAATCAGTATAATAAAGCGATTGAAGTATACGAAGAAATGTTGGAGTTGGAATATACAAAAGCATTTACTTTTTATAAAAT
Above is a genomic segment from Chryseobacterium mulctrae containing:
- a CDS encoding tetratricopeptide repeat protein, with the translated sequence MEEYFGNELVKKFEEMMENNDEFYFDTEELEDIIVYYLELGDFNYADMAVNFGLKLHPNSLEIKIKKLEVLLEWEDYNMAKELINELKGSSMENTDFLVCYAKYYSNLGNPKRSIEICKKALELKEEENFLNNFIADEYVNLGDPFNALKHYQQALKEDPMDEYSLENAMVCFNDLNKSEEAIAFLNGYLDDFPYSEIAWSEYGQYYFNRKNYEEAIKGFDYMLAINSSAVGVYASKAACYEALNQYNKAIEVYEEMLELEYTKAFTFYKIGLCHKALKQPIIALNAFQKSLREDPQFYLAMMEQSYLYEEMGGMPEALHFAREATLLNDSNLDYQKRLAFLFIDSGKFEESLSCLKKLVDAEPSRFYNWYAYSEVLMLVGEYEEAVTVLNLALKHHYRAELFYQLSNCNFILNNKEEGIESLEKALELDPSLITDMQKKYPYIKDEVKKAKAKVKKKNL